A genomic segment from Saprospiraceae bacterium encodes:
- a CDS encoding RNA-binding S4 domain-containing protein, which yields MEKVRIDKWLWSVRIFKSRSMATDACKSGKVKVNGVSVKASYLIQKEEKIEVRKNGFDLQYKVIDLIQKRVGAPLAQACYEDLTPAEELNKYQSWFVGKAAPEQRERGAGRPTKKERRLIDGFKSGEKTI from the coding sequence ATGGAAAAGGTAAGAATAGATAAATGGCTTTGGAGTGTGCGAATTTTCAAATCGAGAAGCATGGCTACTGACGCCTGCAAATCAGGTAAAGTAAAAGTAAACGGTGTTAGTGTCAAGGCCTCTTATCTAATCCAAAAGGAAGAAAAAATAGAAGTCCGTAAAAATGGCTTCGACCTGCAATACAAGGTAATTGATCTGATCCAAAAGCGTGTTGGAGCGCCACTAGCCCAAGCTTGTTACGAGGATTTAACCCCAGCAGAAGAACTGAATAAATACCAAAGTTGGTTTGTAGGTAAAGCAGCGCCAGAACAAAGAGAAAGAGGTGCTGGACGTCCTACAAAAAAGGAACGCCGCTTGATAGACGGATTCAAATCCGGTGAAAAAACGATATAA
- a CDS encoding polyphosphate kinase: MIKLKDYSSKPPESLKKKDLSDETKALIDRLGELHAVLMAEQQHAVLVIFQGMDGSGKDGAVRNVFDKCNPSGLSVYAFKKPTDEEFAHDFLWRVHKQTPAKGNIKIFNRSHYEDVLIQRVHGWIDEEKVNQRFDAINAFEDLLQFDNKTIVFKFYLHISFEQQEIELRQRMDEKDKHWKHNSGDWKEREHWDAYMRCYEDMLNRSRTPWTLVPVDSRWYRDYIVAKTMVETLEKLKMEYPPLQED, from the coding sequence ATGATAAAACTAAAAGACTACTCCTCTAAACCGCCTGAATCCCTTAAAAAAAAAGACCTTAGCGACGAAACCAAAGCTTTAATAGATCGATTAGGAGAACTTCATGCTGTACTTATGGCCGAACAGCAACATGCCGTGTTGGTGATTTTTCAGGGCATGGATGGGAGCGGTAAAGATGGCGCAGTCCGGAATGTTTTTGACAAGTGCAATCCAAGTGGACTCAGCGTCTATGCTTTTAAAAAACCCACCGATGAAGAGTTCGCACATGATTTCCTCTGGCGTGTACACAAGCAAACACCAGCTAAAGGAAACATAAAAATCTTTAATCGGTCTCATTACGAAGATGTACTCATCCAAAGGGTACACGGCTGGATAGACGAAGAAAAAGTAAATCAGCGCTTCGACGCAATCAATGCCTTCGAAGACCTTCTCCAATTTGATAACAAGACCATTGTATTCAAATTTTACCTCCACATTTCCTTTGAACAACAGGAAATTGAACTGCGCCAGCGCATGGATGAGAAGGATAAACATTGGAAACATAATTCTGGTGACTGGAAAGAGCGGGAACATTGGGACGCCTACATGCGTTGTTATGAAGACATGCTCAATAGAAGTCGAACCCCGTGGACCCTTGTTCCTGTTGATAGTCGGTGGTATCGAGATTATATTGTAGCGAAAACGATGGTGGAAACCTTAGAAAAACTAAAAATGGAATATCCGCCATTGCAAGAAGATTAA